From Bactrocera oleae isolate idBacOlea1 chromosome 4, idBacOlea1, whole genome shotgun sequence:
taaatatacaacgtATAGTGCTTTAGCGCCTACCTCGTTTAACATCCCTGTTTCTTgactttattgtaatttatatgccGCCGTTGTAATAGCTTAGAACAGCGCTAATGTCAATTTAAACGTCGTTAAAATAAAACGCCACTATACTGAAGTTTGGCAAAAGTCGAATGTGTCAAAAGTTTttcttgtatattattttattcattgcAAATTTATCACTAAAATATAATGTCTCCGGAGCCAGTTGCAGATGTAATGGCGAGAAACTCCTTTGAAGCAGTAAAAGAGGAAATGGACTCTACGGCCATTGATACACCAAGTAATATGATTGCACCAACGGATTCTGGTGAAATTAGCTACCAAACGGACTGTACGGTCCCGCGCAAACAACGCGAACGCCGCAATAAATCGCCAATTGCCATATCAACTCTTTTAGAGACTTTTGCTGCTCCGTTGTCGCCAGCGTCGTCTACGTCAACCTCACACGGAAACTGCAGTGCAGACGCCACATTTGAGCCATCAATTGATATGATGGTCAACGATTTTGACGATGAACAGACATTGAACGAGGAAGAAGCTTTAGCTGCTATGGAACAACAAGACCCTAACGATGAAATTGCTACACTGCAAGAGGAAAGTGAAATGCCTTTAGAAGAATTGCTGGCAAAATATCAAGTAGCACCACCTGCTCCTGTACACATTGGAACATATAGAAAAAAGAATAAACGTACAGCTGGTGGTGGTAAAAACTCGAAACATCGCAAAGTTGCAAGTGAATCAGCTGTGATTTCTGAAGAACTGCCAACTGAGCCGACTTTGGAAGCAGTTGAGAATATTGAACCGAATACTACAGAAAGAGCGACAAGTGACATAATTTTGATTGAAGAGAGTGGTGATGAAGAAAACACTGCCAAAAATATAGTTCCAGAATTTTGTGAGGATAATGAAGAATGTTTAGAAGACGATTGTAAGCAAGATGAAATTGCAGAAAATGGGGATTCAACAAACGGACttgcagaaaaaaataaacaccGTCGCACACATCTGATGGACCTTTATCCAGAGGAGTCCTTTACAGAAGTATTAAATTCAGGAGTTGAAACTGGAAAAGGTTTTTATAAAACAactgtgtatacatatatttatatatatattaagtaaattttGAATGGATAATTTTAGATGTACAAATCGACATACTTTATGACGATGACAATGAGGAAGATGTAAATGATGCCGAAGAGGAGGAGGATGAATTTGACAGTGACTATGTAAAGAAGACTATTATGGTTGGACCATCATACCAAGCAACCATACCAGATGGTTTATCACAATATGGTGATGTGTTACCCTATGAAAATGAAGATAAACTGATTTGGGAACCCAGTCAGGTTAGTGAGAGGCAAGTTGAGGAATACTTGCTTAAGGCACGGGATATCAAACCAAGTTTGTTAGATAATGGCGACGAGGAAGGTGAAGAGTCTAGCCAAACCACTAATGCAGAGGACCAGCCATTAGATGCAATAAATATTGCATCAAATGGTGTCGACGTGGAAAGTAAAGAGTCATCTCTTATTAACAAAGCAGATGACGTGCTAAGCACCGTTACTTCATTATCAGGTGAAAGCGCTGATGCAACTGCTGTGATTAAGGATAATGAGCAGGTACATGTGCCAAAcacttttttgcaaaaataattttaaataaagtttctaTGCTACAGGCACTCCATTTACTCGTCCAATGTGGTTATGACTTTAAAGAGGCCTTACGACGTAAACGTCTAAATGCCCTCCCGCTGACTGGTTCGATGAGCCTATGGTCAGAAGAAGAGTGTCATAAATTCGAGGAGGGTATACAAAAATTTGGtaaagattttttcaaaatacgcCAAAATCAGGCAAGTATAATCTCTAATGAGATTCAAGGATTGGAGCATTAATTTATAGCATTCGTCGCTATTTAAAGGTGCGTACGCGTACAATGCGTGAGCTGGTGCAGTTCTATTATATCTGGAAGAAAAGTGATCGTCGTGATCACAATTTTGCTAACTCTGACACAGTAGATCACATGGACATTTATTTGAACGAGGGTGGCGATTTTAGTCCGACAGCGGCAATTAACGGTAACTCCACAACAGCGCATTCTTCCAACACTAACGGTGCTGCAGCGCTGGGTACAAGAAAAAATAACGCTTGTGTTCAAAAAAATCCAATTTCCATAATGATGGTAGGCAACACCACCACCAATAACAGTacgccaataacaacaacagcacaaatAAATGGCAATACTAGTAAAGTAGCAAGTAATCGGAAACGAAATATTGTAGGAAACACCAATAGTAGCTTTGAGAATccaataaatcaaaatataccAGCACCTGTTGCACAAACGAAATGATGACGAATCATTGGACAGTCTCCTGGTGCAGCGCAAAGCGGAAAGCAAATCAAATGGCGTTGTGTTACAGCCGATACCTACTGGTATTGGCGTATTACACGCAACGCTTTGCTTACGTTGATGATGTTAAGAAAGTAAATAGTATTAAATAACtaacatttctttatatattccaacatatatatatatatatatatatatgatatataatacataaataataatttatttaacttttttattgtcaattaaattaaaaaattattactactatattttttattatataagttaGTTAAGTTTGCAGACTTTAGCATAAATGTTGAATACTTTACTGTATGATCTGTACGAATTCATATAGTATGCGTTTTTTTATACACAATATAATctcatatgtataaaataataaatcgtCAAGAAGTTATTTCCATTAAAAATGTGAACTTCCATAAATTTGTGGGAATTTTCAATTAATACACATATAAGACTCACTTTTCACAGGACTGGAAAAGTTTCAGTGCGTCGGATCTACGTACACACAACGAATCCAATTTATATACGACCAATATAATACCAAATAGATGGTTTGGTCAGAGAAtgtttttaattcagaaggcttttcataattataaattttgtcatatcagaatttgaaaacaaatctaaatagatatgcgcaacgatttttcatttaggaatattccttgtgtctatttatagcatttcgcatattgcgtggtgtatttttctttttcgatgttccctcatctggaattacaaattagtacacaaaaagatttgatttaacatttgcgccttctctattcattaacattctcggGTTTGGTAATTACAATTGGTCTGATATTCTGtaagaataaagaaaatatatattggaaTTTGTGGAACTGGTCGGATTCAGTCGGACTCGAACGTGTGCCGATTTTCGGCTGACCACAACCGCATGCCCCTAAATTAATTGCTGAATATTTTGTACTATCCaacaataaaaactatataatgaCATTGTCGGAACAGTCGATCTCGAATttgaaatgttaaatatttatggTAGATGGGGTATTTCGAGAACGTAAACGGAATGAAGAATAGAACATCTTATTGTCATTTCTTAGGGGGAGGAGAGTGAGTGACAATTTTCGAACAACTGATCGAGATAAATTTCAAACTCAGCAATTTGGTAGTAAAGTAAGAGTCAATCTTCAACTACTCTAGCACGAAGTATTGACCTCAAATAGTGGTCGTTGGAAttgaaacattatttttacaattgcaACATTATTCCTTTTTGAGAAGGATATAGCTTTCAGATCGATCGGTCGGTTGATTCCCTTCGCAAACTGCGGCGAATTCGGGCGTGATATCACTCGCAACGATTTTTCGGTTAGTGAGCGACATGTTATCCTTCAGATTCTCTGTAAATTTCATTCTCAAGTTTACGACGTCGTGCTTTTTAAACCGTGTCCGGTATAAATCTCATACATAGATAATTATAAAATCGTCAATCGCGATCATCATCATATTAGAACAATTaaagacatatatatgtaactttaGTATCTAATAGACTTTTTCTGTTAGCACAGGACCGTGTAATTACTATTTAGCTCATAAAACGTAATTTAATGTGAAGCGATGCGGACATCTTGTAAGACCAAGTATCTATCCGTTTTTATGCGGCCATGGACTGTCAACATAGCAGAAGAGATAGCCGCTACAACAACGACCAACTATCTATAAGTTAGTGCCATCCATGCAGAAACTTATAGAAAGACCTTAAGTCCACTTGTTGTTTAacgtataaaataattttttcttgattttgatcggtcagtttgtatggcagctacatatatgatatagtgaccGC
This genomic window contains:
- the LOC106618875 gene encoding mesoderm induction early response protein 1, with the translated sequence MSPEPVADVMARNSFEAVKEEMDSTAIDTPSNMIAPTDSGEISYQTDCTVPRKQRERRNKSPIAISTLLETFAAPLSPASSTSTSHGNCSADATFEPSIDMMVNDFDDEQTLNEEEALAAMEQQDPNDEIATLQEESEMPLEELLAKYQVAPPAPVHIGTYRKKNKRTAGGGKNSKHRKVASESAVISEELPTEPTLEAVENIEPNTTERATSDIILIEESGDEENTAKNIVPEFCEDNEECLEDDCKQDEIAENGDSTNGLAEKNKHRRTHLMDLYPEESFTEVLNSGVETGKDVQIDILYDDDNEEDVNDAEEEEDEFDSDYVKKTIMVGPSYQATIPDGLSQYGDVLPYENEDKLIWEPSQVSERQVEEYLLKARDIKPSLLDNGDEEGEESSQTTNAEDQPLDAINIASNGVDVESKESSLINKADDVLSTVTSLSGESADATAVIKDNEQALHLLVQCGYDFKEALRRKRLNALPLTGSMSLWSEEECHKFEEGIQKFGKDFFKIRQNQVRTRTMRELVQFYYIWKKSDRRDHNFANSDTVDHMDIYLNEGGDFSPTAAINGNSTTAHSSNTNGAAALGTRKNNACVQKNPISIMMVGNTTTNNSTPITTTAQINGNTSKVASNRKRNIVGNTNSSFENPINQNIPAPVAQTK